A genomic stretch from Marinimicrobium sp. C6131 includes:
- a CDS encoding RidA family protein, whose product MTNRAVIHTDKAPEAIGTYSQAVKVDNTVYLSGQIPLNPETMELVDGDFEAQAEQVFKNLAAVCEAANGSLNHIVKLNLYLTDLANFTVVNEVMARHFRQPFPARAAVGINQLPKGALFEAEGVMVL is encoded by the coding sequence ATGACCAACCGCGCCGTGATTCATACCGATAAGGCCCCGGAGGCCATCGGCACTTACTCGCAAGCCGTCAAAGTCGACAACACTGTGTATCTGTCGGGCCAGATCCCGCTGAACCCCGAGACCATGGAATTGGTAGACGGAGACTTCGAAGCCCAGGCCGAGCAGGTTTTTAAAAACCTGGCGGCGGTCTGTGAAGCCGCCAATGGCAGCCTGAACCATATCGTCAAACTGAACCTGTACCTGACCGACCTGGCCAACTTTACCGTGGTCAATGAAGTCATGGCACGCCACTTCCGCCAACCCTTCCCGGCCCGTGCGGCGGTGGGCATCAACCAGTTGCCCAAAGGCGCGCTGTTTGAAGCCGAAGGGGTCATGGTGCTTTAA
- a CDS encoding chemotaxis protein — translation MNGKAQHAQKLLLFRLTPTQSFAMGTLKVREIIPYTRFNRILQEHPAILGATTVRGKTIPVIDMAAAVGYKPLSDEEMRRGSIIITDCQRKDIGFLVRGIDRIVDANWKEVKAPPQMLGKRAFVTGLYMHEDQAVQLIDLELLFAQVYPDPPGRRRAVLTDVQREQLKPLNILLVDDSHVARKQLQDALDGLNIPYQVLTNGEKALQRMHQAAKDNNAIDILVSDIEMPGLDGYELAFSVRDDKALSHAYIILHTSLNSEMSVSYAHQVGANEALTKFDAEELVHAMLRGAKTLMAD, via the coding sequence ATGAACGGTAAGGCCCAACACGCCCAGAAGCTGCTGCTTTTCAGACTGACACCCACCCAGAGCTTTGCGATGGGTACGCTCAAAGTGCGTGAGATCATTCCCTATACCCGCTTCAACCGGATCCTTCAGGAGCATCCGGCGATTCTTGGCGCGACCACCGTGCGGGGCAAGACCATTCCGGTCATCGATATGGCGGCGGCGGTGGGTTACAAACCCCTGTCCGACGAGGAAATGCGCCGGGGGTCAATCATCATCACCGACTGCCAGCGCAAGGACATTGGCTTTCTGGTGCGCGGTATCGACCGGATTGTGGATGCCAACTGGAAAGAGGTGAAGGCGCCACCGCAGATGCTGGGCAAGCGGGCCTTTGTCACCGGTCTGTATATGCACGAGGATCAGGCCGTTCAGTTGATCGACCTGGAGCTGTTATTTGCCCAGGTTTACCCCGACCCGCCGGGCCGCCGTCGGGCGGTGCTGACCGATGTCCAGCGCGAGCAGCTCAAACCGCTGAATATCCTGCTGGTGGATGACTCCCATGTGGCTCGCAAGCAACTGCAGGATGCCCTGGACGGACTGAATATTCCCTATCAGGTGCTGACCAATGGCGAAAAAGCCCTGCAGCGAATGCACCAGGCGGCGAAGGACAACAACGCCATTGATATTCTGGTGAGTGATATCGAAATGCCGGGGCTGGATGGTTATGAGTTGGCCTTCAGTGTGCGCGACGACAAGGCGCTGAGTCACGCTTACATCATTCTGCACACGTCACTGAACAGCGAAATGAGTGTCAGCTATGCCCACCAGGTCGGTGCCAACGAAGCGCTGACCAAGTTCGACGCCGAGGAGCTGGTCCACGCCATGCTCCGCGGCGCCAAAACGCTGATGGCTGATTAA
- a CDS encoding alpha-L-glutamate ligase-like protein — MKWISPWRLKKLGILGMNARNRDFIARYNSRSRYPLVDDKLKTKLLTEEYGLATPALRFVVSEQHAISHIEKQLYELDGFAVKPAKGSGGKGILVITGRRGDKFVKASGAEIDIEEIRRHMSNTLAGLYSLGGKPDVVIVEDLIEFDDIFEGYSYEGVPDIRVVVFKGYPVMAMLRLATHASDGKANLHQGAVGVGLDIATGRCLKAVQFGLGVSVHPDTKKPLNEIKVPDWRSMLVLAARCYEMTGLGYIGTDIVLDKSRGPQLLELNARPGLAIQVANGLGLLPRLRHIESLKAGLHKTPEARVDYVMKAFAEALPEDPAAGPAQKIA, encoded by the coding sequence ATGAAGTGGATCAGCCCCTGGCGACTGAAAAAGCTGGGTATCCTCGGTATGAATGCCCGCAATCGGGATTTTATTGCTCGCTACAATTCCCGCTCGCGCTACCCGTTGGTGGATGACAAGCTGAAAACGAAACTGCTCACCGAGGAATATGGCCTGGCAACACCGGCACTGCGCTTCGTGGTGTCGGAGCAGCATGCGATCAGTCACATCGAGAAACAGCTTTACGAGCTCGACGGCTTCGCCGTGAAACCTGCCAAGGGTTCCGGCGGCAAGGGGATTCTGGTGATCACCGGCCGTCGAGGTGACAAATTTGTGAAGGCCTCGGGGGCGGAAATCGACATTGAGGAAATTCGCCGGCACATGTCCAATACCCTGGCCGGCCTTTATTCTCTTGGGGGCAAGCCCGATGTGGTGATCGTCGAGGACCTGATTGAGTTCGACGATATTTTTGAAGGTTATTCTTACGAGGGCGTTCCGGACATCCGCGTGGTGGTCTTCAAAGGCTACCCGGTGATGGCCATGCTGCGCCTGGCCACCCACGCCTCCGATGGTAAAGCCAATCTGCACCAGGGGGCCGTGGGCGTGGGGCTGGATATTGCCACGGGACGCTGCCTGAAAGCGGTCCAGTTCGGCCTGGGGGTATCGGTGCACCCGGACACCAAAAAGCCCCTCAATGAAATCAAGGTCCCCGACTGGCGCTCCATGCTGGTATTGGCCGCGCGCTGCTATGAAATGACCGGGCTGGGTTACATCGGCACCGACATCGTGCTCGACAAAAGCCGTGGACCGCAACTGCTGGAACTCAATGCCCGTCCGGGGCTGGCGATTCAGGTGGCCAATGGCCTGGGGCTGCTGCCCCGGCTGCGCCACATTGAGTCCCTGAAGGCCGGTCTGCATAAAACGCCGGAGGCCCGGGTGGATTACGTGATGAAAGCCTTTGCCGAGGCGCTTCCCGAAGACCCGGCGGCCGGGCCGGCCCAAAAAATTGCCTGA
- a CDS encoding inactive transglutaminase family protein, whose translation MTQSRVPFYLIVVSLVVAGLATAWARHVEMELPFWPGEQRPVWLVEARVDFQATGGQVLVSLDLPDNPPGFRLHTEHATSPGYGFSIIEERGDRRGEWSKRDASGPQTLYYKAQLIGGVPGTESLPGPEQNQSQDPGPTPKPKSLYWEEPQDTAASQLLSQALETSSSPESLTRELIKRLNNPTGDQNASLLIEEVGSRSLLLERLLNQADIPARQVMGLFLEDARRRQTLTPMVEAYNGEEWVLFNPQSGEQGVPENLVLWHRGGESLIDVTGGRNSGVSFSMIRQTVPAEELAIAQFSDSAFALLGVQQLPIEEQSMFKMLFLLPLGALVVVFMRIIVGLKTSGTFMPVLISLAFLQTSLLPGLISFVVVVSLGLMLRSYLSHLNLLLVSRIATLVVLVIFLISMLSLLGYQLGFSTGMTITFFPMIIIAWTIERMSILWEEEGAHEVVIQGGGSLLVAVMAYLLMQLPLANHLSFNFPELNLVILALIMLMGQYTGYKLSELRRFRAMALEQEAAAESGKS comes from the coding sequence ATGACCCAATCCCGCGTTCCTTTCTACCTGATTGTGGTGAGTCTGGTGGTGGCCGGGCTGGCGACCGCCTGGGCCCGACATGTGGAAATGGAGCTGCCGTTCTGGCCCGGTGAGCAACGTCCGGTCTGGTTGGTCGAGGCCAGGGTGGACTTTCAGGCGACGGGCGGTCAGGTGTTGGTGAGTCTGGATCTTCCGGACAACCCCCCCGGTTTCCGTTTGCACACCGAACACGCCACCTCACCGGGGTACGGGTTTTCGATCATTGAGGAACGTGGTGACCGGCGGGGGGAGTGGTCCAAGCGCGATGCCAGTGGTCCTCAGACCCTGTATTACAAGGCGCAACTGATTGGTGGTGTGCCGGGGACCGAGTCGTTGCCGGGGCCGGAACAGAATCAGAGCCAAGACCCGGGCCCGACACCAAAACCGAAGTCGTTGTATTGGGAGGAGCCGCAGGATACGGCGGCCAGCCAGCTGTTGTCCCAGGCGCTGGAGACCTCAAGCTCCCCCGAGAGTCTGACCCGCGAGTTGATCAAGCGGCTGAACAATCCGACGGGTGATCAGAATGCCTCGCTGTTGATCGAAGAGGTGGGCAGCCGCTCCCTGTTGCTTGAGCGGCTGTTGAATCAGGCAGATATTCCCGCCCGCCAGGTGATGGGACTGTTTCTGGAAGATGCCCGCCGTCGCCAGACACTGACCCCGATGGTGGAAGCCTACAACGGTGAGGAGTGGGTACTGTTCAACCCGCAGTCAGGTGAACAGGGCGTCCCCGAGAACCTTGTACTGTGGCACCGTGGCGGAGAGTCGCTGATCGACGTCACCGGGGGGCGCAATTCCGGTGTGAGCTTTTCCATGATCCGCCAGACCGTGCCCGCTGAGGAGTTGGCCATTGCCCAGTTCAGTGACAGCGCTTTCGCCTTGCTGGGGGTCCAGCAACTGCCGATCGAAGAGCAGAGTATGTTCAAGATGCTCTTCCTGTTGCCGCTGGGGGCATTGGTTGTGGTTTTTATGCGCATTATTGTGGGCCTGAAAACCTCCGGTACTTTTATGCCGGTCCTGATCTCCCTGGCCTTTCTGCAGACTTCCCTGCTGCCCGGCCTCATCAGCTTTGTCGTCGTGGTGTCTCTGGGGCTGATGCTGCGCAGTTATCTGTCGCACCTGAACCTGCTGCTGGTATCCCGGATCGCCACACTGGTGGTATTGGTGATTTTTCTGATCTCCATGTTGAGCCTGCTCGGTTATCAGTTGGGATTCAGTACGGGTATGACCATTACCTTTTTCCCGATGATCATTATTGCCTGGACCATTGAGCGCATGTCGATTCTCTGGGAAGAGGAAGGCGCGCACGAGGTGGTGATTCAGGGCGGGGGCAGCCTGCTGGTGGCGGTGATGGCGTACTTGCTGATGCAGTTGCCGCTGGCCAATCACTTGAGCTTCAACTTTCCGGAGTTGAACCTCGTGATTCTGGCGTTGATCATGCTGATGGGGCAGTACACCGGCTATAAACTGTCCGAGCTGCGCCGGTTCCGGGCCATGGCGCTGGAGCAGGAAGCGGCAGCGGAGTCGGGTAAATCATGA
- a CDS encoding ATP-dependent zinc protease, with protein sequence MNPHPLKWIALVPLLAALSACSSHHVMVKKADMEAANQCLLAQQQRDLTLEQQQQQIAETLDLLRQSIELQQHDDEALRDLMDKVREGREEGRSNNNCPQGLALPVPSDAMDKKVVGAKERVLLTDLGIVLQSRVDTGATTSSMDARDIEIFERNGEEWVRFKIHDPDLDQLVELERPRSRKVRIIQASSEDVEKRPVVEMRITMGSLTQTAEFTLSDRSHMEFPLLIGRNVLRDVMLVDVARDNITEPKPPKPSDIDKSTDE encoded by the coding sequence ATGAACCCCCATCCTCTGAAGTGGATAGCCCTGGTGCCGCTATTGGCCGCCCTGTCGGCCTGCAGCTCCCATCATGTGATGGTCAAAAAGGCGGATATGGAAGCAGCCAACCAGTGTCTATTGGCACAGCAGCAGCGTGATCTGACCCTTGAACAGCAGCAGCAACAGATTGCCGAGACGCTGGATCTGTTGCGCCAGAGTATTGAGTTGCAGCAGCACGATGACGAAGCACTGCGCGACCTGATGGACAAAGTGCGCGAGGGACGCGAGGAGGGGCGGTCAAACAATAATTGTCCGCAGGGTCTGGCGTTACCCGTGCCCAGTGATGCGATGGACAAAAAAGTCGTGGGCGCCAAAGAACGGGTGCTGCTCACGGATCTGGGTATTGTCCTGCAGTCCCGGGTGGATACCGGGGCAACCACGTCTTCGATGGATGCCCGGGATATCGAAATTTTCGAGCGCAACGGTGAGGAGTGGGTGCGTTTCAAGATCCACGACCCGGACCTGGACCAGCTGGTCGAACTGGAGCGGCCGCGGTCGCGTAAAGTTCGCATCATCCAGGCCAGCAGTGAAGACGTCGAAAAGCGACCCGTGGTGGAAATGCGCATTACCATGGGCTCACTGACCCAGACCGCGGAATTCACCCTGTCGGACCGCAGCCATATGGAATTTCCCCTGCTGATTGGCCGAAATGTTCTGCGGGATGTCATGTTGGTGGATGTCGCGCGGGACAATATTACCGAACCCAAGCCGCCCAAGCCCTCGGATATTGACAAGAGCACCGACGAATGA
- a CDS encoding lysophospholipid acyltransferase family protein: MKERFAVWMLKLLGRLPLSVGRALGGFAGWLMWLSSGRSARITRQNLALCQPHIKDRARERLVRQSLTETGKTVAEAAAVWTHSWSWLQRRIVAVENDEALNAALAEGQGVLVLAPHLGNWEVVAPFLASYARLTALYQPPRQAALDQMILRGRSKDNIDMAPTNRRGVSQLLKALKRGEIVGILPDQVPEPGNGAQVAPFFGQPALTMTLVHSLIQRTGCKVVSVFAQRVPSGFKMVVLPADERIYAEDVVESVAGLNRSVEACVLRAPTQYQWEYKRFRRLPADYAPRY, translated from the coding sequence ATGAAAGAACGGTTCGCCGTATGGATGTTGAAGCTTCTCGGGCGCCTGCCGTTGTCCGTCGGTCGTGCGCTCGGCGGCTTCGCGGGTTGGCTGATGTGGCTCAGCAGTGGTCGCTCGGCGCGGATTACCCGGCAGAACCTGGCACTGTGTCAGCCCCATATCAAAGATCGGGCCCGGGAGCGACTGGTGCGCCAGAGCCTGACTGAAACCGGCAAAACGGTGGCTGAGGCGGCAGCGGTCTGGACTCACTCCTGGTCGTGGTTGCAGCGCCGTATTGTGGCAGTGGAAAATGATGAAGCGCTGAACGCCGCGCTTGCCGAGGGGCAAGGGGTGCTGGTTCTGGCGCCCCATTTGGGTAATTGGGAGGTGGTCGCCCCGTTTCTGGCCAGTTATGCGCGCCTGACGGCGTTGTACCAGCCGCCCCGTCAGGCCGCTCTGGACCAGATGATTCTGCGCGGCAGAAGCAAAGACAACATCGATATGGCACCGACCAATCGTCGGGGTGTGAGTCAGTTGCTCAAGGCGCTCAAACGTGGCGAAATTGTCGGCATTCTGCCGGACCAGGTGCCCGAGCCGGGCAACGGCGCTCAAGTGGCCCCGTTCTTCGGGCAGCCCGCGCTGACCATGACGCTGGTACACAGCCTGATTCAGCGCACCGGCTGCAAGGTGGTGAGTGTGTTTGCCCAGCGTGTGCCAAGCGGCTTCAAAATGGTGGTGCTGCCGGCGGATGAGCGTATTTACGCGGAGGATGTGGTGGAGTCGGTTGCCGGCCTGAATCGCAGCGTGGAAGCCTGTGTGCTCAGAGCGCCCACCCAATACCAGTGGGAATACAAACGGTTTCGCCGATTGCCAGCGGATTATGCACCCCGTTACTGA
- the glyQ gene encoding glycine--tRNA ligase subunit alpha — translation MSDSQTPAGAHSPDVSTFQGLILALQSYWARQGCVILQPLDLEVGAGTFHPATFLRSIGPETWNAAYVQPCRRPTDGRYGENPNRLQHYYQFQVVMKPSPANIQELYLGSLKELGIDPAIHDIRFVEDNWESPTLGAWGLGWEVWLNGMEVTQFTYFQQVGGLECYPVTGEITYGLERIAMYLQGVDSIYDLVWTVNPAGDKVTYGDVFHQNEVEMSKYNFEQADTESLFNSFDVYERESERLIGEGLPLPAYEMVMKASHAFNLLDARHAISVTERQRFILRVRSLARAVAQAYFDARKALGFPLAPEALRNELLAAEGDDQ, via the coding sequence GTGTCAGACAGTCAAACCCCCGCCGGCGCCCACTCGCCCGATGTCAGTACCTTTCAGGGGCTGATTCTCGCCCTGCAATCCTACTGGGCACGCCAGGGCTGCGTGATCCTGCAACCGCTGGACCTGGAAGTGGGTGCGGGCACCTTTCACCCGGCCACCTTCCTGCGCTCAATCGGCCCGGAAACCTGGAACGCCGCCTACGTGCAGCCCTGTCGCCGGCCCACCGATGGCCGCTACGGCGAGAATCCCAACCGACTGCAGCACTATTACCAGTTTCAGGTGGTGATGAAGCCCTCCCCGGCCAATATTCAGGAGCTGTACCTGGGTTCACTGAAGGAGCTGGGCATTGATCCGGCCATCCACGACATCCGCTTTGTGGAAGACAACTGGGAATCGCCCACCCTCGGGGCCTGGGGACTGGGCTGGGAAGTCTGGCTGAACGGCATGGAAGTCACCCAGTTCACCTACTTCCAGCAAGTCGGCGGCCTGGAGTGCTACCCGGTCACCGGGGAGATCACCTATGGTCTGGAGCGTATTGCCATGTACCTTCAGGGCGTGGACTCCATTTACGATCTGGTCTGGACCGTCAATCCCGCCGGCGACAAGGTGACCTACGGCGATGTGTTCCATCAGAACGAAGTGGAAATGTCCAAATACAACTTCGAGCAGGCCGACACCGAGTCGCTGTTCAACAGTTTCGATGTCTACGAGCGCGAGAGCGAGCGCCTGATTGGCGAGGGGCTGCCCCTGCCGGCCTATGAAATGGTGATGAAGGCCTCCCACGCCTTTAACCTGCTGGATGCCCGCCACGCCATTTCCGTGACCGAGCGGCAGCGCTTTATTCTGCGGGTGCGCAGCCTGGCCCGGGCCGTGGCTCAGGCCTACTTCGACGCCCGCAAGGCCCTGGGCTTCCCCCTGGCCCCCGAAGCCCTGCGCAATGAACTTCTCGCGGCAGAGGGAGACGATCAATGA
- the glyS gene encoding glycine--tRNA ligase subunit beta, whose translation MSADFLFELGTEELPPKALKTLMNALREGIAGGLDAQDLDYDVIHAYASPRRLAVLVKELAEQTPVKEVVTYGPPAKIAFDQDGNPTKAAEAFASKNGLSVSELTTENDGKADKLVARSKAGGQAVVELLGDIVNDALAKLPIAKRMRWGASRTEFVRPAHWLVMLYGDEIIDAEVLGLRANRCTRGHRFHYNHELDLFNPSDYLEKLASTGYVLADMDARRDLIREQVDAEAKKVGGTAVIDDDLLDEVTALVEWPVALLGNFEKRFLNVPAEALIASMKEHQKYFHLVDAQGRLMPHFITVANIESDDPEQVIDGNERVIRPRLSDAAFFFDTDLKHTLESRREQLKPIVFQKQLGSVFEKTERIAALAKQIAAQLGADETLAERAGTLCKSDLVTEMVLEFDNMQGIAGYYYARNDGENEEVAQAMQEQYLPKFAGDALPETTTGAIIALADRLDTITGIFGIGQVPTGSKDPFALRRASLGVLRILVEKQLDLDLMQLLIAAHSQLPLRGNDPVADVTKVLDYMLERFRAWYEDAGIPVEVFLAVSARKVSNPLDIDQRVKAVHEFYQLPQAQALAAANKRVANILAKSGAPTGALDPALLQESAEKALTEAVQTKAKVVEPLFAKRAYTEALTQLADLQEPVDAFFDQVMVNAEDEQLRNNRLALLQQLGDLFLAVADISLLAPAKG comes from the coding sequence ATGAGTGCCGATTTTCTGTTTGAACTGGGCACCGAAGAGCTGCCCCCCAAAGCCCTGAAAACTCTGATGAACGCCCTGCGCGAGGGCATCGCCGGCGGCCTGGACGCCCAGGACCTGGACTACGATGTGATTCACGCCTACGCCAGCCCACGCCGCCTGGCGGTACTGGTGAAAGAGCTGGCCGAGCAGACGCCGGTGAAGGAAGTGGTCACCTACGGCCCGCCGGCGAAGATCGCCTTCGATCAGGACGGCAACCCCACCAAGGCCGCCGAGGCCTTTGCCAGCAAAAACGGTCTGAGCGTGAGCGAGCTGACCACCGAAAACGACGGCAAGGCGGACAAGCTGGTAGCCCGCTCCAAGGCCGGCGGCCAGGCCGTGGTCGAACTGCTCGGTGATATCGTCAATGACGCCCTGGCCAAACTGCCCATTGCCAAACGCATGCGCTGGGGCGCCAGCCGCACCGAATTTGTCCGCCCGGCCCACTGGCTGGTAATGCTCTACGGCGATGAAATCATCGACGCCGAGGTGCTGGGCCTGCGCGCCAACCGCTGTACCCGCGGCCACCGCTTCCACTACAACCACGAGCTGGACCTGTTCAACCCGAGCGACTACCTCGAAAAGCTGGCCTCCACCGGCTATGTACTGGCCGATATGGACGCCCGTCGGGACCTGATTCGCGAGCAGGTGGACGCGGAAGCCAAAAAAGTCGGCGGTACCGCGGTAATCGACGACGATCTGCTGGATGAAGTGACCGCTCTGGTGGAATGGCCGGTCGCGCTGCTGGGCAACTTCGAGAAGCGCTTCCTGAACGTGCCCGCCGAAGCGCTGATCGCCTCCATGAAAGAACACCAGAAGTACTTTCACCTGGTGGACGCTCAGGGCAGGCTGATGCCCCACTTCATCACCGTGGCCAATATCGAAAGCGACGATCCGGAACAGGTCATCGATGGCAACGAGCGGGTGATCCGTCCGCGTCTGTCCGATGCCGCCTTCTTCTTCGACACCGACCTCAAGCACACCCTGGAAAGTCGCCGCGAGCAGTTGAAGCCCATCGTGTTCCAGAAACAGCTTGGCAGCGTGTTTGAGAAAACCGAGCGTATCGCCGCCCTGGCCAAACAGATTGCCGCGCAACTGGGGGCCGATGAAACACTGGCCGAGCGCGCGGGCACTCTGTGCAAGTCGGATCTGGTCACCGAAATGGTGCTCGAGTTCGACAACATGCAGGGCATCGCCGGCTACTACTACGCCCGCAATGACGGCGAAAACGAAGAAGTCGCCCAGGCCATGCAGGAGCAGTACCTGCCCAAGTTTGCCGGCGACGCGCTACCGGAAACCACTACCGGTGCGATCATCGCCCTGGCGGATCGCCTGGATACCATTACCGGCATTTTCGGCATCGGCCAGGTGCCCACCGGCTCCAAGGATCCCTTCGCGCTTCGTCGTGCCAGTTTAGGTGTATTGCGGATTTTGGTGGAAAAACAACTTGATTTGGATCTAATGCAACTCTTAATTGCGGCCCACTCGCAACTCCCTTTGCGAGGGAATGACCCAGTTGCTGATGTTACAAAGGTCCTAGACTATATGCTCGAGCGCTTCCGCGCCTGGTACGAAGACGCCGGTATTCCGGTGGAAGTGTTCCTCGCGGTGAGCGCACGCAAAGTGAGCAATCCGCTGGATATCGACCAGCGGGTGAAGGCCGTGCACGAGTTCTACCAGTTGCCCCAGGCCCAGGCACTCGCCGCGGCCAACAAGCGGGTGGCCAATATTCTGGCCAAATCGGGCGCGCCCACCGGTGCCCTCGACCCCGCCCTGCTGCAGGAATCCGCCGAGAAGGCACTGACCGAGGCCGTGCAGACGAAAGCCAAAGTGGTCGAGCCACTGTTTGCCAAACGCGCTTACACCGAGGCGCTGACGCAACTGGCGGACCTGCAGGAGCCGGTGGATGCCTTCTTCGATCAGGTGATGGTCAACGCTGAAGATGAGCAACTGCGCAACAACCGCCTGGCGCTGCTGCAGCAACTGGGTGACCTGTTCCTGGCGGTCGCCGATATTTCCCTGCTCGCTCCGGCGAAAGGCTGA
- the gmhB gene encoding D-glycero-beta-D-manno-heptose 1,7-bisphosphate 7-phosphatase, with translation MKLIILDRDGVINEDAGDYIKSAEEWQPIPGSIEAIARLSRAGFTPVVATNQSGLARGLFDLDDLEAMHAKLTALVEENGGKLEAIFYCPHHPDDDCKCRTPKTGMLDAIEAVFNTSVQSAWFVGDTITDLQAALTKGCQPCLVRTGRGRETEAELASFLDTAEREQVRIFDHLEAAVTALLSEPEQADAAPSDPQDHEGQR, from the coding sequence ATGAAACTGATCATTCTGGACCGGGACGGCGTGATCAACGAAGACGCCGGCGATTACATCAAGTCCGCCGAGGAGTGGCAGCCCATTCCCGGCAGTATTGAAGCCATCGCCCGGTTGAGCCGGGCGGGCTTCACGCCGGTGGTGGCCACCAACCAGTCCGGGCTCGCCCGGGGCCTGTTCGATCTGGACGACCTGGAGGCCATGCACGCCAAACTCACCGCGCTGGTGGAAGAAAACGGCGGCAAGCTGGAGGCGATTTTTTACTGCCCCCATCACCCGGACGACGACTGCAAATGCCGCACACCCAAAACCGGCATGCTCGATGCGATTGAGGCGGTATTCAACACCTCGGTACAGTCGGCCTGGTTTGTGGGCGACACCATCACAGATCTGCAGGCCGCACTGACCAAGGGCTGTCAGCCCTGTCTGGTGCGCACCGGCCGCGGGCGCGAGACGGAAGCCGAACTGGCTTCGTTTCTGGACACCGCCGAGCGGGAGCAGGTGCGCATTTTCGACCACCTGGAGGCCGCGGTGACAGCGCTGCTGTCAGAGCCCGAACAGGCCGACGCCGCCCCCTCCGATCCGCAAGACCACGAAGGACAGCGTTAA
- a CDS encoding lysophospholipid acyltransferase family protein has product MLYKAFLYVRTTIFDIGYYGSGILFGALSTLIWPFLPYQWRYRLINQWNRFVMFWLWFCCNIRIEVRGDIRKDLQPYVVMSKHQGVWETLYLQLFFQPISTILKKELLRIPFFGWGLAALKPIAIDRSNKTQALRDVKKKGVQAIKDGNNVLIFPEGTRTRPGQVVPYARSGADIACTAGCPVIPVAHNGAECWPHKDYLKYPGTITMVIGEPIYSEGKDRKQLTEEVRDWIESTAKTLPVGRKDGRRPWLESSPDQ; this is encoded by the coding sequence GTGTTGTACAAAGCCTTTCTCTACGTCCGCACCACGATTTTCGATATTGGCTACTACGGATCGGGGATCCTGTTTGGTGCCTTGAGCACACTGATCTGGCCGTTTCTTCCCTACCAATGGCGCTACCGGCTGATCAATCAGTGGAACCGCTTTGTGATGTTCTGGCTCTGGTTCTGCTGCAATATCCGCATTGAGGTGCGGGGCGATATCCGCAAGGACCTGCAACCCTATGTGGTGATGTCCAAGCACCAGGGCGTGTGGGAAACCCTGTACCTGCAACTGTTCTTCCAGCCCATTTCCACCATTCTGAAAAAAGAACTGCTGCGCATCCCGTTTTTCGGTTGGGGCCTGGCCGCACTGAAACCCATCGCCATCGATCGGAGCAATAAAACCCAGGCGCTGCGCGATGTGAAGAAGAAGGGCGTTCAGGCGATCAAGGATGGCAACAACGTCCTGATTTTCCCGGAGGGTACCCGCACCCGTCCCGGTCAGGTGGTGCCCTACGCCCGCAGCGGCGCCGATATCGCCTGCACCGCCGGCTGCCCGGTCATCCCGGTGGCCCACAACGGCGCCGAGTGCTGGCCCCACAAGGACTACCTGAAGTACCCGGGCACCATCACGATGGTGATCGGCGAGCCGATTTACAGCGAGGGGAAAGACCGCAAGCAGTTGACCGAGGAAGTCCGGGACTGGATCGAGTCCACCGCCAAAACCCTCCCCGTCGGCCGCAAAGACGGCCGCCGCCCCTGGCTTGAATCATCACCAGACCAATAA